The Haloplanus sp. GDY1 genomic sequence AGGAGGAATCGGTCGACGTCGCCATCTCCGACGGCTCGTTCGTCGAGATCGACCTCGACGACATCGGCTCGATGGAGGCGAACGAGCGGTCGGTCGAAGACGAGAAGCGACGGGTGCTGGAGGTCGAACACAGTCAGGACGGGACGAGCGTCCAGACGTACATCTCCGGATCGACGCGGCGGTGTTCGATCCTCGAGAGCCTCCTCCGGAAGGGCGAGAGCCGGAGCGAGATCGGCGTCGACCTCACCGAGAAACAGAACGAGGTGTTGATGGCGCTGTACTCGGGGGTCTCGCCCTTCGAGATCCCCGACTTCCTCGGGATGGACGTCGACGAGGTGGAGGAGGTGTTCGACCGCCTGATCGAACTCGACGTGATCGAGGAGATCCGCACCCGCCGGGAGGTCGCCCTCAACGCCCGCGGTCGCAACATCGCCAGCGAGGCGATGAACGATCAGTGACGGGGCTGCCGCCCGTTCGGCGACACGCCGGTCGGGACGCGGTGCCGATCAGTCCGGCGCGGGCTCCGAGGTGAACGTCTCGCCCGTCGCCCGGATCGACATGTCGAAGGACTGTTCGAGGACGTTGATCGTCGCCGTCTGTGTCCGTCCCGGGTCGACGTAGTAATGCGAGAGCGCGTCGACCCCCTCCAGCCGCGAGGAGAGGAGGTGGACGAACTTGAACACGGTCCGGAGGTCGAACTTCTCGACGAGTTCCGGGAGGATGTCGAACTCGACGGAGAGGTGGCCGGTCATCGCCTCGTGATCCCTCAGAGCGCGGGCGATGGTCTCGCCGACGCCGCTCAGATCGATGCCCTTGTCCAGGGTGACGAAGTCGACGGGCACCCCCGAGAGATCGAGGTCGGCGACGCCGTCGGACGGCCGCTCGGCCGTGGTGAGGACGGTCGTTCGCGCCGGCCAGGAGTCGAGTTCGCGGTCGATCAGCCGGAGTCGGTCGACCGGCGACGCCGTGACGAGGATCACCATGTCCCCCCGGGAGAGGAAGTGCGCCCGGGCGTTGTCCACCGCGGCCCCGTCGAAGGGGGCGACGACCAGCACGTTGCCGGTGCCGCCGACGTCGTCGGCGACGTGGACGCCGGTCTCCACGAGGCTCTCGACGTGTCCGAAGAGATGCTCCGCGAACGCCTCGACGGCCTCGTCGCCCTCGTCGCCGTACCGCTCGTGTCGCTTGTCACAGTACGGACAGCGCCACTCCGTCCGCAGGTCGTCGTGCCGAACGTTCGACCGGTGGTGATCGAGGAGGTGATCTTCGACGGTCCCGGCGACGGCCGACCCCTCGGCCCCCCAGACCGTGAACTCGCAGTGCCGACACCGCCAACGGTAGACCATGCTACAGTTCGACCGGGGGGCCGATAGTGTATGATCCCATCGGTTCGTCGCCGTTCGAGAGACGGGGCCACGCCGCGCCCGGCGTCACGAGTTGACCTCCTCCAGCCGACTGTTGACCACGACCCGCCCCTTCGGCGTCAGTTCCGTTCCCTCCTCGCCGTCGACGACGAGCCCCTTCTCCCGGAGCCCGTTGAGGACCATCGTCGTCCGGCTCGCGTCCGCGGCGACCACCTCGAGCGGGTCGACGCCCGAGCCCGCGGAGTAGATGGCGAGCAACACCTGCATCTCCTCGTCGGAGAGCGACACCTCGGAGAGGTCCTCGACGACGTCGCTGTACTCCAGTCGGAGGTAGCGTCCGAGGAGGTTCAACACCCGCTTGGAAGAGAGCGCGATCACGGAGACGAGCGCCGTGGTGTCGGGCACGTGACGGACCGAGAGGGCGACACGGGAAGAGCCGTCTATCGTCCGCCGGTCCCGCTCGAAGTCCGTCACCGTCTCGAGGTCGATGGTGAACCGGCCGTCGCCGCTCCGGAAGGCGAGCGTCCCGCCGTCGACGGAGAGCCGCGCCTGCCTGGCCGGCGTGTCGACCACTCGTCCCCCGCGCCGTGCGGGGTGTTCGACCGTCACCTCCTGTCCGTTGAGGTGGGCCTTGAACAGGACCGTCGCGAACTTCTCGATGGTGTCGGCCTCGCCCTCGACGACGGCCATCCGACGGCCGTCGTCGGTGTTGTAGGCGAGGGTCACGGTGTCGCTGAAGAACTCCCGCATCTCCGGGGGGACGTGCCCGACGGCCACGTCGAACATCGCCCCCATCGGAATCGTCACCTCGTGGCCGTCGCCGGCCAGCACGAGCCGCTTGGGGCTCAGCATGATCCGACCGCGCACCGGTTCGCTCCGACCCATGTCGGTCAGGTAGAACCGACCGACGAAGTCGGCGACGACGCGCTCGCTCACGGCACCACCCTCGGCGACGGCCGTTCACACATTCAACAGCCCTCCCACGACGGACATGGTCAGGACGGCGACCAGACAGCCGATCCAGGTCAGCGCCACGAAATGGAGGAGCGCGTTGGCCTTGTGGCCGCCGTCGACGGTGCGGATCATGAGCGCGGAGAGGAGGGCGTTGATCAGGACCACGCTGAGCAGGAGAAACTGGATGAACGGGAGGTCGTACACCTCGGTGTGGATGAGCTGGCCGGCGCTGAACTGGGAGGTCGAGGTGAGGTCGAGCGACATGCCCGCGAGGATGTCGACGATCTTGTACCCGATGAAGAAGGCGAAGGAGGACGCGGCCGTGATGCCGTACAGCAGGCCGATCATCGTGACCGTCGCCTGCTCCCGTTGCTCCCGGAGCTGGTTGACGTGATTCATGTTCTCGCTGATGAGTTCGCCCAGCTGTTTGGGCTCGCCCCCCATCTGTCTGCCGACGAGGTACATCTCGCTGAACTTCTGGATGAGGTACGACCGGGTGTTGGCGGTGAAATACTCCCAGGCCCGGTCCGGCTCCAACCGCATGTTCAGCCGCTTGAACAGGTCGTCGACGTCGCGGGTCAGCGGCCCGAAGTCCTTCTTGCGGAGGGTCTTGAGGACCGCCGTGGTGGTGGACTGTTTGGCCGTCTCGCTCGCGCCGAGCGCCCGGATGAAACTCGGGAACTCGTCGTCGCGGGCCTTGATGCGCTGTTCGTGCATCCGGAACACGACGCCGGGAATCGCCAGCGGGGTGACGGGAATCGCCACGTAGAGCGGGCGGGGGAGCGACGAGATGGGGAGGAAGTCGGTCAAGCCGGGGAGGGAGCCGAAGAGGTCGCCCGCGACGAGGACGATCAGGATAGCCGAGAGCAGGGCGCCGGCGGCGAGACTGGCGACCATCCGCGCCTCGCCGTCGGGACGGATCTCGTCGGGGTGATACCAGATCGGGTCGTACGGCGTGAGCGTCCGGATGACGAGGAAGAAGCCGGTCTGGACGAACCCGTAGAGCACGATGACGGCGGCGACGGTCATGCTCGGGTTCGTCCCGGTGAGGATCGGGAGGACGATGGCGAAGACGAGGGCGAACGTCATCGAGAGCACCATCGACAGGTAGAGGTCCTTCATGACTTCGAGGTTGTCGAGCGTGCTCTCGTACATCGTCACGTAGTTCTGGATCATCACCTGCTGTTCGCTGAGGAGGAACTCGCTGAGGTCCTGCCCGGCGTTGACGGTGTAGGCGAGACGCTCGAAGAAGTCCGAGAGCGGTTCGCTGGGGATGCGGCGGGCGCGGCGGCGGCAGGCGTCGTCGAGGCTCTGGTTCCACGTGTCGACCAGTTGAACGACGCGGTTGACCTCCGTCGACAGCGCGCCGTACTCCTCCTCGTCGGCCAGTTTCCGGAACACCTCCATGCGGTCGATGTTCGTCGTCGACAGTACGGTCATGTGCGTCATCAGGAGGTGGTACTGGTTCTCCATCTCGACGCGCTCCTGACTGACGAGGAGTTTCGGATAGGCGACGGCCGCGACGAGGACGAGCCCGCCGAGGAGGGGGATCGGGAGGCGGATCGAGAGCGGCAGCGCGACGAAGACGGCGACGGCGACGGTGCCGACGAAAAACACCGCCGACGGGAGGACGATGAAAATGAGGTACCGCGGCAGCTCCATGTCCATGCGATCGTAGGCCTCGACGACCGAGGCGATGGTGTCGGAGGCGGTGAACTCCGTCTCGTTCGGCGCGGCTGGTTCGGATGCCATTATCGATGGATGTCGAAGGGGAGCCCCTCGATGCCGTCGCGCTGGAAGGACTTGATCGCCTCGTTGACCTCGTGGTAGCCGAGGATGTTTTCCTCGATCATGCGCTCGACGAGTCCGGCGCGGAAATCCAGGTCGTCGTATATCTCCCGGGTGTCGGCGTAGCCGAGCAGCGTCGCGATCTGTTCCTCCAGGACGTAGGAGTTGTTCATCCCCTGGAAGACGATTTCGTCCTCGACGGGATCCCAGTTGAACACCTGCCGGGTGACGACGCCGTCCATCTCCTTCGAGTACCCCTCGATCTCCTGCACGCTCGTCACACGACGGAGGACGTCGTCGCCCTGCTTGACGCGGTTCTGGAACAGCGCCACGTCGGCGTTGTCCATGAACGTCTCGGGGACGTTGATCGGATCGCCGGTGAACCGCTGGATCATCGAGACGATGTCGCTGGCGTGGAAGGTCAGCATGACCGGGTGACCGGTCTGGGCGGCCTGGAAGGCCATCCGGCCCTCCTCGCCGCGGACCTCGCCCACGATGATGTAGTCGGGGCGGGAGCGCAGCGCCGCCGCCACGAGGTCGAACATGTCGACGTCGGAGTCCTCCTCGCCGCCGCCCTCGCGGGTGAGCAACTGCTGCCAGGTGTCGTGGGGCGGGAGCACCTCGGCGGTGTCCTCCGCGGTGTAGATCTTCGAGTCCCGGGGGATGAACGACATGATGGCGTTGAGCGTCGTCGTCTTCCCCGAGGCCGTCTCGCCGACGACGAACACCGTCTGTTCGTTCTCCAGACAGAGCCACAGGTAGGCGACGAGTTCCGGCGAGAGCGTCCCCCACTTGGTGATCTGCATGATCGAGAGGGGCGTCTCGTCGCCCTGCCGGATCGTGAGGCTCGGCCCCTGGACGCTCACGTCGTCGGAGTAGATGACGTTCAGCCGGGAGCCGTCGGGCAGCGTCGAGTCGACGATGGGGTTGGAGTCGGAGACGGGGTCGCCGATGCGTTCGCCCATGCTCCGGATCCAGGAGTCGAACTGTTCGGGCGTGCCGAAGTCGACGGTGGTCTCGATCAGGCCGTAGGTGCCGTGGTCGACGTAACACTGGTGGGGGCCGATGACGTGGATGTCCTCGTTGGCCGGGTCACGCATCACCGGTTCCAGCGGTCCGAGACCGACGATGTCGCGGTTGAGCCGGTAGCGGATGTTCTCGTAGGTCTGCTCGCTGACGCGATAGTCCCCGAGGCCGAGGAACCGCTTGAGGCGGTCGATCCAGTAGCGCAAGCCGCTGCGGTCCCGCTCGATGGTGGTCGTCTCCTGGAGGAGTTCCTCGATGCGGTCGTCGTACTCCGACTCCTCCTCGGGGACGTCCTTGGTGACGCTGCGATCCAGGAGTTCGTCGCGGATCTTCCCGAACAGGCTCTGCTCCTCGCCCGAGAGCGAGGGCTCGATGGCGTAGTACTTCATGTCCTGTCCCAGGTCGCCGTAGATGTGACAGTAGATGGGCCCGCCGATGGGGTAGAGGACGTTCGGCCGGTTGGTCTCGTACTCGCTCGTGGGTTCGTCGATGAGGAGGGGGAACTCGCCGGTGATCTGCTTGAACTTCTTCAGGTGGTCGCGGAGGTGCGGGCGCTGGGCCGCGATCTGTTTCAGTTCGTCCGAGGGAGTGGCGGTTCCGAGTTCCGTCATCTATGCGACGCTCCGGCTCTCGATGACGATGCCCGTCCCGGAGCGGACGGAGTAGCCGATGGTGTCTCCGACCTGCTGTCCCATGCCGGCGAACCGCTTGACGGCGATCTGTCGGCGGACGTCGTTGCCGACCTCGACCATCTCCAGTTCGAGGAACACGTCGGCGATGGATCGGAAGGGACCGATGGCCTCCTCGTCGACCGTCGAGGGGTCGACGGTCAACACGATGACCTTCCCCTGGGAGATGACGTCCCGGAAGAAGCCGATGATCTCGAGGGCGGCCTGTCGCTCCTCGTTCTGCCGGACCAGCGCCTCGAACTTGGGGTCGTTGCGGAGGATGGCGTCGAACGTGTCGATGACGACGACGTCCGAGTTCCACATCGTCTCCGCGTTCATCAGCCGCTTGAGGAGCTCCTTGCGCTCGCCCTCGCCCTCGTCGGAGAGGGTGCCGCCGGTGTCGAAGTCGGCGTGCAGGAAGAGGACGTTCTCGTCCAGCAGGTGATCGACCATGTCGTAGGACAGCGAGTGCATCTGGTCGATGAACCCGCGGACCGTCAGCTCCGTCGACAGGAAGGTCACGGAGTGTCCCTCCTCGCAGAACCCGTACGTGAACCGCTGGGACAGCGCGCTCTTGCCGGCCCCGTAGTCGCCCTCGGCGAGGACGATGCTCCCGCGGGGGATTCCCCCGCCGAGTTCCTTGTTGAGACGGTCGTGATCCTCCAGTCCGAGCGACAGCAGGTTCGAGCCGGTGCCGCTCATACGCGGAAGGCGAACACCTCCTCGTCGCCGTTGACGATGACCTTCGCGCGGTGATCGCCGGGAGACAGGTCGGTCCCGCCGATTTCGAGGCGAACGACGTTGTTCGGCCGCCACTCCGCCCCGTCGACGACGGTGACCGTGACGTTCGTCCGGTACCGCCCGTCGACCAGGATGTCGATGAACCGATCGTCCGCCGGGATGGCGGCCGTACCGGTGTTTTTCACCAGGAGCGTCACGGTCTTCGAGGAGTTGTTGTAGACGGGGCTGCCGGCGTCGCTGATCACCTCGATGTCCGTACGCACCTCCTCGGAGACTTCGAGGCTCTGGTCGTCGATGCCCTGGCTGAGTCGGGAGATGCCCTGCGTGAACGTTCCGGCCACGCCGGCGGCGATGACCAGACTCGCGATGAACAGGATCAGGTGGGAGGCCGAAACGCTCGCCATCAGAGCACCTCCACGTCGGCCACGCCGGGACCGGAGACGACCTTGATCCTGTCGGGCCGGTTCGGTGCCGACACGTCGAGCCGGAGCCGTTCGCCCGGCAGCCACAGGTCCGTCGAGTTCGACCCCGCGACGGTTCGCGCCGTGAAGTTGTCGCGGTAGGCGTTGTCGACGAGGAGGTCCACCGCCCCGACGGAGAGACCGGTCGCCCCCTCGTTGACCACCTCGACGGAGAGCGTCCCGTTGCCGTAGGACGCGTTCGTGACGTCGATCACCGTGTTCTGTCGCTCGAGGGCCTGTTCGTCGACCGCGGACCGGGCGTCCGAGACGCGTTCGAACCCGTCCGCCGACGCCGTGTAGGCAGTCGAGAAGGCGAGGAAGACGCCGACGAAGATGATCGCCGCCGAGCCGCTGACGCTAAAGCCCAAACGGGACCCCCCCGCCACCGCTCCAGCACTCGAAGACGATGGAATCGGCGGTCGAACCGGTGAGCCGACTGATGTATCGGAGGCTGGCGACGTGGTGGTCGATGGAGAGGGTCGTCGGCGCACCCGTCACGTCGTCGTCCACCTCGCCGAAGCCGACGAGGAAGTCGTGCAGTTCGTCCGCCGCGTCCTCGCCGAGCCACCGGATGCGCCGGTAGTACTCCACCGCCCGGGCGGCGTCGGCCACGTCGCCCTCCTCGACCAGGTACTCGAGCCACTCCATCACGAGTAGATCGCCGACGTAGCCGGACGGCAGGGTTTCGAGGTACGGCCTCGTGACCGCGGCGTCCGACCCGTCCATCAGCGTGTTGGCCGCGAACTGCAGGTCGCCGGCGCCGTCGGCGTCCGTTCGCGCCTGGTCCGCGGCCGCGGCATCGCCACCGGTCGGATCGGCGGCCGCCTGGGGGGCGTCGTCCGGCGGTCCGTCGATGGAGGCCGGCTCCGGATCCGGAGCCGGGTCGTCGACGTCGTCCGGTTCGTCAAAGTCGTCCACGTCGTCGACGTCGTCTGCCTCGTCGAAGCCCGCTATCTCGTCGAACGCGTCGTCGCCATCGTCGGTGGTATCGGCGGCGAACCCGTCGTCGACGGCGTCCTCGCCGTCGGAGGCGAAGGCGTCCTCGCCGTCGCCGTTGGTCGCCGCGCCGTCGTCCTCGTCGGCCCAGTCGGCCTCGCCGCTCTCGTACTCGTTTTTCAGTTCCTCGAACGATTTCCCCGAGTCGTCGGAGTCGTCGGAATCGTCGGCCATGGTATCCTGAGTGGTCGGTTCGTCGAAGTCGCCGTCGTCGAAGTCGTCGAGGTCGTCGCCACCCTCGTCCAGGAAGTCGTCGTCGAAGAAGTCCTCGGCGTCGGCGCCCGCGATGTCGTCGTCCAGTTCCTCGTCGTCCTCCTCGTCGGTGTCCTCGAAGAGGCCGAGCGAGTCGCCGGCGCCGCCGTCGAACCCGCCCCCGGCCTGGGCGTCGTCGACGAACGGGTTGACGCCGCGGGTCACCATCTCGTAGATGTCGAGCAGTTTGCGGACGTTCTCCTCCACGTCCTCGACGGTGTTGCTGATCTCCTCGTTCTCGCTGCGGATGGTGCTCACCGTCGAGGAGAGGCTCGCGACCTCGTTTTCCATCTCGTCGATCCGGGCCTCGAGTTCGGCGGTCGAGGCGCCCCCGTCGTCGCCCCCATCGTCGAACTCGAGTTCGTCGTCGAAGCCGTCGTCGTCCCCGAACCCGCCGAGGTCGTCCCCCTCGTCGAAGAACATGTCGTCGTCGCCGGACCCGTCGCTCGCCGACCCCTCGTCGTCGTCGCGGTTCAGGAGCCGATCTAGAAGCTCCATCCCACACCTCGCGCTGCCCGGGTCGTCGAACCCATTCTATCGTACGACCGATTGGACCGACGTACTTTAATCGTTACCCTTCAGTTATCAATTTTGATACGTGTATGACGGACGTCGGTCAGAGTTCGCGCTCGTCGCCGGCGCTCTTGACGACGAGGACGCCCGTGTCCCCGTGGAACCGCAGCGAGCGGCCGGAGTCGCCGCCGACG encodes the following:
- the flaJ gene encoding archaellar assembly protein FlaJ; this encodes MASEPAAPNETEFTASDTIASVVEAYDRMDMELPRYLIFIVLPSAVFFVGTVAVAVFVALPLSIRLPIPLLGGLVLVAAVAYPKLLVSQERVEMENQYHLLMTHMTVLSTTNIDRMEVFRKLADEEEYGALSTEVNRVVQLVDTWNQSLDDACRRRARRIPSEPLSDFFERLAYTVNAGQDLSEFLLSEQQVMIQNYVTMYESTLDNLEVMKDLYLSMVLSMTFALVFAIVLPILTGTNPSMTVAAVIVLYGFVQTGFFLVIRTLTPYDPIWYHPDEIRPDGEARMVASLAAGALLSAILIVLVAGDLFGSLPGLTDFLPISSLPRPLYVAIPVTPLAIPGVVFRMHEQRIKARDDEFPSFIRALGASETAKQSTTTAVLKTLRKKDFGPLTRDVDDLFKRLNMRLEPDRAWEYFTANTRSYLIQKFSEMYLVGRQMGGEPKQLGELISENMNHVNQLREQREQATVTMIGLLYGITAASSFAFFIGYKIVDILAGMSLDLTSTSQFSAGQLIHTEVYDLPFIQFLLLSVVLINALLSALMIRTVDGGHKANALLHFVALTWIGCLVAVLTMSVVGGLLNV
- a CDS encoding ATPase domain-containing protein, with protein sequence MSGTGSNLLSLGLEDHDRLNKELGGGIPRGSIVLAEGDYGAGKSALSQRFTYGFCEEGHSVTFLSTELTVRGFIDQMHSLSYDMVDHLLDENVLFLHADFDTGGTLSDEGEGERKELLKRLMNAETMWNSDVVVIDTFDAILRNDPKFEALVRQNEERQAALEIIGFFRDVISQGKVIVLTVDPSTVDEEAIGPFRSIADVFLELEMVEVGNDVRRQIAVKRFAGMGQQVGDTIGYSVRSGTGIVIESRSVA
- a CDS encoding DUF7504 family protein yields the protein MVYRWRCRHCEFTVWGAEGSAVAGTVEDHLLDHHRSNVRHDDLRTEWRCPYCDKRHERYGDEGDEAVEAFAEHLFGHVESLVETGVHVADDVGGTGNVLVVAPFDGAAVDNARAHFLSRGDMVILVTASPVDRLRLIDRELDSWPARTTVLTTAERPSDGVADLDLSGVPVDFVTLDKGIDLSGVGETIARALRDHEAMTGHLSVEFDILPELVEKFDLRTVFKFVHLLSSRLEGVDALSHYYVDPGRTQTATINVLEQSFDMSIRATGETFTSEPAPD
- a CDS encoding flagellar protein G, with translation MASVSASHLILFIASLVIAAGVAGTFTQGISRLSQGIDDQSLEVSEEVRTDIEVISDAGSPVYNNSSKTVTLLVKNTGTAAIPADDRFIDILVDGRYRTNVTVTVVDGAEWRPNNVVRLEIGGTDLSPGDHRAKVIVNGDEEVFAFRV
- a CDS encoding FlaD/FlaE family flagellar protein; protein product: MELLDRLLNRDDDEGSASDGSGDDDMFFDEGDDLGGFGDDDGFDDELEFDDGGDDGGASTAELEARIDEMENEVASLSSTVSTIRSENEEISNTVEDVEENVRKLLDIYEMVTRGVNPFVDDAQAGGGFDGGAGDSLGLFEDTDEEDDEELDDDIAGADAEDFFDDDFLDEGGDDLDDFDDGDFDEPTTQDTMADDSDDSDDSGKSFEELKNEYESGEADWADEDDGAATNGDGEDAFASDGEDAVDDGFAADTTDDGDDAFDEIAGFDEADDVDDVDDFDEPDDVDDPAPDPEPASIDGPPDDAPQAAADPTGGDAAAADQARTDADGAGDLQFAANTLMDGSDAAVTRPYLETLPSGYVGDLLVMEWLEYLVEEGDVADAARAVEYYRRIRWLGEDAADELHDFLVGFGEVDDDVTGAPTTLSIDHHVASLRYISRLTGSTADSIVFECWSGGGGVPFGL
- a CDS encoding type II/IV secretion system ATPase subunit, whose translation is MTELGTATPSDELKQIAAQRPHLRDHLKKFKQITGEFPLLIDEPTSEYETNRPNVLYPIGGPIYCHIYGDLGQDMKYYAIEPSLSGEEQSLFGKIRDELLDRSVTKDVPEEESEYDDRIEELLQETTTIERDRSGLRYWIDRLKRFLGLGDYRVSEQTYENIRYRLNRDIVGLGPLEPVMRDPANEDIHVIGPHQCYVDHGTYGLIETTVDFGTPEQFDSWIRSMGERIGDPVSDSNPIVDSTLPDGSRLNVIYSDDVSVQGPSLTIRQGDETPLSIMQITKWGTLSPELVAYLWLCLENEQTVFVVGETASGKTTTLNAIMSFIPRDSKIYTAEDTAEVLPPHDTWQQLLTREGGGEEDSDVDMFDLVAAALRSRPDYIIVGEVRGEEGRMAFQAAQTGHPVMLTFHASDIVSMIQRFTGDPINVPETFMDNADVALFQNRVKQGDDVLRRVTSVQEIEGYSKEMDGVVTRQVFNWDPVEDEIVFQGMNNSYVLEEQIATLLGYADTREIYDDLDFRAGLVERMIEENILGYHEVNEAIKSFQRDGIEGLPFDIHR
- a CDS encoding CheF family chemotaxis protein yields the protein MSERVVADFVGRFYLTDMGRSEPVRGRIMLSPKRLVLAGDGHEVTIPMGAMFDVAVGHVPPEMREFFSDTVTLAYNTDDGRRMAVVEGEADTIEKFATVLFKAHLNGQEVTVEHPARRGGRVVDTPARQARLSVDGGTLAFRSGDGRFTIDLETVTDFERDRRTIDGSSRVALSVRHVPDTTALVSVIALSSKRVLNLLGRYLRLEYSDVVEDLSEVSLSDEEMQVLLAIYSAGSGVDPLEVVAADASRTTMVLNGLREKGLVVDGEEGTELTPKGRVVVNSRLEEVNS
- a CDS encoding CheF family chemotaxis protein, which produces MMEGERKITDTRGKFTMVVKDGRELNDAEWTGGRILLSNRRLILAGSEGKRTIPLKRIRSLEGRTDVNQLVAKVSGYVSLQLSTGDVVLVSAEDPESFERMLYRALLDRAVVLARHPAVEGGVVTDAEWKKARLKIEEESVDVAISDGSFVEIDLDDIGSMEANERSVEDEKRRVLEVEHSQDGTSVQTYISGSTRRCSILESLLRKGESRSEIGVDLTEKQNEVLMALYSGVSPFEIPDFLGMDVDEVEEVFDRLIELDVIEEIRTRREVALNARGRNIASEAMNDQ